CAGCGGCCGTCCCATGCCCATTCTTCCCCACGGAACCCCGATCCGGGAACTAAGCTAACCTTTCGAGAAACCACAAACTTGGGTACGCTCTATAGCAGAAAGACTCAACTGCACGCGTCATGCAAAAGATGTCGGCACGTTGACAACAAAGTTCATGCTTAAACACGGAAAGAGTTTCGATGAAAGCGCGCTACACTCTTAGTCTGCTGTTGTTGATAGTACCGCTCACTGTTCCTGCTCGAAGTTTTGGTGAGGAAGCAATTCAGCGCATCAAAGATATTGAATATGCAAAGGTGGGAAAGCATGCCTTGTTGCTGGATCTGTATTTACCTGAAGCGAAAACAAATCCGCCGCTCCTGGTCTGGATTCACGGCGGTGCCTGGCGGGCAGGGTCCAAATCCAACATGCCTTTAATACAGCTGGTTAAAAATGGGTTTGCGATTGCCAGCGCCGATTACCGACTCTCACCTGTGGCAAAGTTTCCTGCTCAAATTCATGACATCAAAGCAGCGATCCGTTTCCTGCGCGGCTCGGCATCAAAATATGGTTATAATGCCCGAAAGATCGGAATCCTCGGTTCGTCAGCCGGCGGACATCTTGTCGCGTTAATGGGTGTGACCAACGGTCACCCGCAACTCGAAGGTGATCTCGGTGACTTCGATCAGGAATCTTCGAGTGTCGAAGCGATTGTCGATTATTACGGCCCGACGAATTTCATGACCATTCTCAAGCAGTCCACACCGCACGGATTAAGTGTGCGTGTCCCGGCCTTGCAGCTACTGCTGGGCGATGATCCCACTAATCAACCGAAGTTGGCCCAACTGGCCAGTCCCGTGTTTCATGTCGATGCCAAAGATCCCCCGCTACTGATCATCCACGGCGATCAGGATCCGCAGGTGCCTATTAACCAGTCCCACGAATTGCATGGTGCCTACAAAAAGCACAAAAGGAATGTGACATTTGAAGTCATCCACGGCGGCGCCCATGGCGGTCCGGAATTTTACGATACCGCTCGGATCAAGCTGGTCGAAGACTTCCTGCGAAAACACCTTGCGGACAAAATAGCCCCTGTAAACAACGTCCAGCAGGGCAAATAAAGAAAAACAAGCCGTTTAGCTCAACCCAGTTTCGCTATTCTGCCAGGCTGGACCATCCCCATCGAATATGCCGATTAAGGTAGAGAACGCTACATTTTTCTCTGGCATTTCATTTGTAGCGGTAACGGGGAGTGGACTGTGCGGTTTCAAAATTTCTTCCAGCAGATTCTCTTGATTCTAGCTTTAACCATGATTCAAGCAGCCAGTCAAGCGTGGGCGCAGGAAGAAACAACTATCGAACCGCCGGAACGAATCGTCACTGAAGATTTCTCGACAGATGCAACCGACACGCGGCTGCTGAGTCCCTGGCTGAACAAAGATAATGGATTTACCGCAACTCCCGTCTATTTTGGTGAAGTCTTCACCAACGCGCATGGCGGAATCGGTACAAAACACGCGACACAATACGAAGGCCTGCTTGATCTAGCGCTCAGTTTTGATTTTCAGAAAATGGAACTCCCGATTCCCGGTCGCGCGACGATCCTGTTTCAAAATACTCATGGCCGGGGGCTGAATCCTTATGTCGGTGCCACACAGATCACCAGCAATATTGACTCGCTCGATAATATCACTCAGATCAGCGAGCTCTGGTGGGAACTCGATCTGTTTGATGAAGCAGTCATGTTCCGTATCGGCAGACAGGACTTAAGCACAGAATTTATTACCATGGAAACGGCCAGTGATTTTATCAACTCCGCATTTGGACTCTCTCCCTCAGCCGGTCTCCCTTCATTTCCAGCTCCCAGTTCGGCAGCGATGGCAATGATCAATCTTAATCCCTCTCTCAAATTCAGAACTGGGGTCTGGGATGCATTTCGTACTGATGAAAGGGGGACGTTCTCACAAAATGGTTCAATCCTGTTCATTTCAGAACTGGAATATCGTTATACCACGTCACGAAATCAACTCCCCGGCATCATCTCATTTGGCATAACCTACGAAACTCCGGGTGAGATCCCCGATGGCGTAATCCCCCGCGCGTTCGGTTATTATCTTCAGATCGAACAAATGCTATATCGCGAAGCCGACAGCACGGACGACAATCCACAGGGACTCTCCCTCTTCGCTCAACATTATCCTACCAACACCAATGGAAGTTCTTCCTTTCCCGAGATCCCCGAAGACGGTCTCGCCGGCATTGTCTACAGGGGACTGCTCCGCGGCCGTGATGAAGATGTAGCAGGTGCGGGCCTGGGCTGGGTCAAACTCACCGAAGGAGGCACCGACGAGGAGTTCATGGTGGAACTGTTTTACAAAGCAAAAATCAATTCGACGTTGAGCGTCCAACCCGACATCCAATACATCAACACTCCCTCCGGCATCTACCCCAACGCCCTCGTAGTCGGCCTCCGTGTTCAACTTGATCTATAAACCAACACAGCAACAAAAGTTGTGATCGGTTTTATAATCAATGCAAAACAAGGATCTTGATTCGTAGGCTACGGATGCATAGTGCATCCGTAGCCTCCTATTCATGACGCCACGTGCAGTAGCCCAATCTTAAAACCTTGATTATGATTAATGATGATGATGGAATGCTGCGTCTTTTGCGTTTCCACCTGAGAGTACATATGCAAGCAGGTCGAGGATTTGCTCTTTATCCAACGTATTGAGCAGGGCAGCCGGCATAATGGAGACGGGTGAGGAACGTTGAAATTCGATCGAACTCTTCGGAACCTTCTGCTCTTTCACTTGTGGCGGTCCCGTTACAAGCGTCAACGATGATTCATCT
The Gimesia aquarii DNA segment above includes these coding regions:
- a CDS encoding alpha/beta hydrolase, whose product is MIVPLTVPARSFGEEAIQRIKDIEYAKVGKHALLLDLYLPEAKTNPPLLVWIHGGAWRAGSKSNMPLIQLVKNGFAIASADYRLSPVAKFPAQIHDIKAAIRFLRGSASKYGYNARKIGILGSSAGGHLVALMGVTNGHPQLEGDLGDFDQESSSVEAIVDYYGPTNFMTILKQSTPHGLSVRVPALQLLLGDDPTNQPKLAQLASPVFHVDAKDPPLLIIHGDQDPQVPINQSHELHGAYKKHKRNVTFEVIHGGAHGGPEFYDTARIKLVEDFLRKHLADKIAPVNNVQQGK
- a CDS encoding carbohydrate porin; protein product: MRFQNFFQQILLILALTMIQAASQAWAQEETTIEPPERIVTEDFSTDATDTRLLSPWLNKDNGFTATPVYFGEVFTNAHGGIGTKHATQYEGLLDLALSFDFQKMELPIPGRATILFQNTHGRGLNPYVGATQITSNIDSLDNITQISELWWELDLFDEAVMFRIGRQDLSTEFITMETASDFINSAFGLSPSAGLPSFPAPSSAAMAMINLNPSLKFRTGVWDAFRTDERGTFSQNGSILFISELEYRYTTSRNQLPGIISFGITYETPGEIPDGVIPRAFGYYLQIEQMLYREADSTDDNPQGLSLFAQHYPTNTNGSSSFPEIPEDGLAGIVYRGLLRGRDEDVAGAGLGWVKLTEGGTDEEFMVELFYKAKINSTLSVQPDIQYINTPSGIYPNALVVGLRVQLDL